In Candidatus Methylacidiphilales bacterium, one DNA window encodes the following:
- a CDS encoding MotA/TolQ/ExbB proton channel family protein, whose product MISGPLDIMQRGGPIMWFLLFGSVLAVGVFAERLIFYHRCSLNLDHFLKGIANLLRQGRYNEVLERCDEAYGPAVRVVQTAVLKRNMPKAELKEIVQEVAQLQMPRLEANMILLTTVACVSPLLGLLGTVTGMIKAFIKMNEAMGAAPIGDLAGGIWEALITTAGGLVVAIPCYVAYNYLVSRLNAIVTDMERAGIEVVHLLQEAPPEKIGADDGKKEPVVAKPEIKGTDAKSADNKSTDAKSEPGR is encoded by the coding sequence ATGATATCGGGTCCTTTAGACATCATGCAGCGCGGGGGCCCCATCATGTGGTTCCTGCTTTTCGGCAGCGTACTGGCGGTGGGTGTTTTTGCCGAACGCCTGATTTTTTATCATCGCTGCTCGCTCAATCTTGACCACTTTCTCAAGGGCATAGCCAATCTGTTGCGCCAAGGACGTTACAACGAGGTGCTCGAACGTTGTGACGAAGCCTACGGCCCCGCGGTCCGGGTTGTGCAAACAGCCGTGCTCAAGCGAAACATGCCCAAGGCCGAGCTGAAGGAGATCGTCCAGGAAGTGGCGCAACTGCAAATGCCGCGCCTTGAAGCGAACATGATCCTGCTCACGACGGTGGCCTGTGTTTCGCCGTTGCTGGGGCTGTTGGGAACGGTGACCGGCATGATCAAGGCTTTTATTAAAATGAACGAAGCGATGGGCGCCGCTCCCATCGGCGACCTGGCGGGGGGTATTTGGGAAGCCCTGATCACCACGGCCGGCGGCCTGGTGGTGGCCATTCCGTGTTATGTGGCCTATAATTACCTTGTGTCCCGGCTTAACGCCATCGTGACCGACATGGAACGGGCGGGGATTGAGGTGGTGCATCTGCTGCAGGAGGCCCCGCCGGAGAAAATCGGGGCCGATGACGGCAAGAAAGAACCCGTTGTCGCGAAGCCGGAAATCAAAGGTACGGATGCCAAAAGTGCAGACAACAAAAGTACCGATGCCAAGAGTGAGCCGGGCCGTTAA
- the rsmI gene encoding 16S rRNA (cytidine(1402)-2'-O)-methyltransferase, with product MPGKLYVVATPIGNLEDLTIRALRVLKEVSLIAAEDTRHTGLLLQHYEISKSQVSYHKFNEARRKEEFASRFERGESIALVSDAGMPGISDPGERLIRDCLKQGVDVEVIPGPSAVLHALVASGMKITPFYFGGFLPVKGGARQKELLAAAGRDSTSVYFESPYRLLRTLEDCVAVIPQNAVCVARELTKKFEEVKRGTPEEVLAYFRAGKVRGEITFLVQGANERN from the coding sequence ATGCCAGGAAAGCTTTATGTGGTCGCAACGCCGATCGGAAATCTGGAAGACTTGACGATACGGGCCTTGCGGGTCTTGAAGGAAGTGAGCCTCATCGCCGCGGAGGACACGCGTCATACGGGTTTGCTGTTGCAGCATTACGAAATTTCCAAGTCCCAGGTGAGTTACCACAAATTCAACGAAGCACGGCGCAAGGAAGAGTTCGCCTCCCGTTTTGAGCGGGGTGAGTCGATCGCGCTGGTCAGCGATGCCGGCATGCCGGGGATTTCAGATCCGGGAGAGCGCCTGATCCGGGATTGCTTGAAACAGGGAGTCGATGTGGAGGTGATTCCGGGACCGTCGGCCGTATTGCATGCGTTGGTGGCGTCCGGGATGAAGATTACACCGTTTTATTTTGGCGGCTTTTTGCCGGTCAAAGGAGGAGCACGGCAGAAGGAATTGCTGGCCGCAGCCGGGCGCGACAGCACCAGCGTATATTTTGAGTCTCCCTACCGGCTCCTGCGGACCCTGGAGGATTGCGTGGCTGTGATTCCCCAGAATGCGGTTTGCGTGGCGCGGGAGCTGACCAAAAAGTTTGAGGAGGTCAAACGGGGCACTCCTGAAGAGGTTTTGGCGTATTTCCGGGCGGGCAAGGTCAGAGGGGAGATTACTTTTCTGGTTCAGGGGGCGAACGAGCGGAATTGA